From Triticum urartu cultivar G1812 chromosome 2, Tu2.1, whole genome shotgun sequence, a single genomic window includes:
- the LOC125535362 gene encoding ribulose bisphosphate carboxylase small subunit, chloroplastic 1, translating to MAPAVMASSATTVAPFQGLKSTAGLPVSRRSSGSLGSVSNGGRIRCMQVWPIEGIKKFETLSYLPPLSTEALLKQVDYLIRSKWVPCLEFSKVGFVFREHNSSPGYYDGRYWTMWKLPMFGCTDATQVLNEVEEVKKEYPDAYVRVIGFDNLRQVQCVSFIAFRPPGCEESGKA from the exons ATGGCCCCCGCCGTGATGGCTTCGTCGGCTACCACCGTCGCACCCTTCCAGGGGCTCAAGTCCACGGCCGGTCTGCCCGTCAGCCGCCGCTCCAGCGGCAGCCTCGGCAGCGTCAGCAATGGCGGAAGGATCAGGTGCATGCAG GTGTGGCCGATTGAGGGCATCAAGAAGTTCGAGACCCTGTCTTACTTGCCACCCCTCTCCACGGAGGCCCTCCTGAAGCAGGTCGACTACCTGATCCGCTCCAAGTGGGTGCCCTGCCTCGAGTTCAGCAAGGTTGGCTTCGTCTTTCGTGAGCACAACAGCTCCCCCGGGTACTACGACGGCCGATACTGGACAATGTGGAAGCTGCCTATGTTCGGGTGCACCGACGCCACGCaggtgctcaacgaggtggagGAGGTCAAGAAGGAGTACCCTGACGCCTATGTCCGCGTCATCGGCTTCGACAACCTGCGCCAGGTGCAGTGCGTCAGCTTCATCGCATTCAGGCCACCGGGTTGCGAGGAGTCTGGCAAGGCCTAA